The Humulus lupulus chromosome 4, drHumLupu1.1, whole genome shotgun sequence genome has a window encoding:
- the LOC133831405 gene encoding uncharacterized protein LOC133831405, with the protein MAKLPIPNEVSKIWSEWQLRCCIIFSLFLQAFLVCFAPLRQRSRSTLLLFLVWSAYLLADWVAAAAIGLIIQSQTDLCESNNASDDLFAFWASFLLLHLGGPNSITSFALEDNELWLRHLFGLVLQVWGAAYSLYITLPDNKLLLPTLIVYVVGTVKYGERTRALYLGSSDRFGVSSLPEPEPGPDYEEAAGAEAEAEAEVVTTTNNEPIPVADDHQGSTLSGDSDGTKMLTIANKLYESFIKGFFVGLVPSPECQGSSRSTFLSLDDDHIGAFRIMEYELSFLYENLHTKVVMACGRLGYILGLISFCFIVSSCMIFAFSVDKHEFDKFDTGVTYALLFGAIVLDFLSFVELISSDWNLALVAQRKISNLIWRVCYSINNTRRRWSSSGCWVLQYDIISYCLDERPRWVYRLADYFHAKEIADKIKIALFSSSAKADEDVKEFIFKRMKRDSERRPVPASSKDKSAFYKDGVYTDQFLNNPLNNLDTNPSIFSAQIMIRFVNEKLAKDLLSQHLATEIYCNTVVERSRDHDQGTNERNDDDAAIRGKKTLKFFSNYVFYLMVRQQRKVCQSLDYIWEEVLQDTCDEIKRFCEENKITNHREAVEKMKEKFSSGYSLEELKGARANARSDSNKSGASKSVFQEACITANILILSDHNLNSLMSELWNFLLQASMSCRPIVLAQQLSKDGEFLTFIPLLAAHLGLSLHDL; encoded by the coding sequence ATGGCCAAACTACCCATTCCTAACGAGGTCAGTAAGATATGGAGCGAATGGCAACTCAGGTGCTGTATCATCTTTAGCCTCTTCCTTCAGGCTTTTCTAGTGTGCTTTGCACCCTTGAGACAGCGATCAAGAAGCACATTGCTTCTTTTCTTGGTCTGGTCGGCTTATTTGCTGGCAGACTGGGTGGCCGCGGCCGCAATCGGTCTCATCATCCAAAGCCAGACCGATCTTTGCGAGTCCAACAATGCATCAGACGACCTTTTCGCTTTCTGGGCTTCGTTTCTTTTGCTTCATCTCGGAGGTCCGAACAGTATAACTTCGTTTGCTCTCGAGGACAATGAGCTCTGGCTACGACATCTTTTCGGACTCGTTTTGCAAGTCTGGGGAGCCGCTTACAGCTTATATATCACGCTCCCTGATAACAAGCTTTTGCTTCCCACGCTCATTGTCTACGTCGTCGGAACCGTCAAGTATGGGGAGAGAACTCGTGCCCTTTACCTTGGTAGCTCGGACAGGTTTGGTGTCAGTTCTTTGCCGGAGCCTGAACCTGGGCCTGACTATGAAGAGGCAGCTGGGGCGGAAGCAGAAGCGGAGGCGGAAGTTGTGACAACTACAAACAACGAGCCGATCCCAGTTGCTGATGATCATCAAGGAAGCACTTTGTCAGGGGATTCTGATGGAACCAAAATGCTTACAATTGCAAATAAGCTATACGAAAGCTTTATTAAGGGTTTCTTTGTTGGTTTGGTTCCTAGTCCAGAATGTCAAGGGTCCAGCCGAAGTACTTTTCTGAGTTTGGATGATGACCATATTGGAGCTTTCAGAATCATGGAATACGAATTGAGCTTCTTGTACGAGAATCTTCACACCAAGGTGGTTATGGCATGTGGACGACTCGGCTACATCTTAGGCTTAATCAGCTTCTGTTTCATTGTCAGTTCTTGCATGATTTTTGCTTTCTCAGTTGATAAACATGAGTTTGACAAGTTTGACACCGGAGTTACTTATGCCTTGCTTTTTGGTGCCATTGTTCTTGATTTCCTATCATTTGTTGAGCTCATTTCTTCAGATTGGAATCTGGCCCTTGTGGCTCAAAGGAAGATCAGCAACTTGATCTGGAGAGTTTGTTACTCGATTAATAATACGAGAAGAAGGTGGTCATCAAGTGGTTGTTGGGTCTTACAATATGATATCATTAGTTATTGCCTTGATGAACGTCCTAGGTGGGTCTATAGGTTGGCTGATTATTTTCATGCAAAGGAAATTGCAGACAAGATTAAAATCGCCTTGTTTTCATCCTCAGCGAAGGCAGATGAAGATGTTAAGGAGTTCATTTTCAAAAGAATGAAAAGGGATTCAGAAAGAAGGCCTGTACCGGCCAGTTCAAAAGACAAGAGTGCGTTTTATAAAGATGGAGTGTACACTGATCAGTTTTTGAATAATCCTCTGAATAATTTGGATACAAATCCTAGTATTTTTAGTGCTCAAATAATGATTAGATTTGTAAACGAAAAACTAGCAAAAGACCTTCTTTCCCAGCACTTAGCTACTGAAATCTATTGTAACACTGTTGTTGAAAGAAGTAGGGACCATGACCAAGGAACAAATGAGAGAAATGATGATGATGCTGCCATAAGAGGTAAAAAAACTTTGAAGTTTTTCTCGAATTACGTGTTTTATCTAATGGTTAGACAACAAAGAAAGGTATGCCAATCTCTGGACTATATCTGGGAGGAAGTACTCCAAGATACCTGTGATGAGATCAAGAGATTTTGTGAAGAGAACAAGATAACAAATCATCGTGAAGCGGttgagaaaatgaaggaaaaatttAGTAGTGGATATTCGTTGGAGGAACTCAAGGGGGCTCGTGCCAACGCAAGATCAGATAGCAACAAATCAGGTGCTTCTAAATCGGTGTTTCAAGAGGCATGCATCACTGCCAACATTCTCATCTTGTCTGACCACAATTTGAACAGTCTGATGAGTGAGCTATGGAATTTTCTTCTGCAGGCTTCCATGAGTTGCAGACCAATCGTTCTTGCGCAGCAACTTAGTAAAGATGGAGAATTTTTGACTTTCATACCCCTACTAGCAGCTCATTTGGGCTTGTCCCTTCATGATCTCTAG
- the LOC133831407 gene encoding uncharacterized protein LOC133831407, protein MELPIPNKVKKLWDSWHLRGLIILSLFLQSFLVLFGWRRQRSKSTFLLFFIWSAYLLADWVATVAIGAIIKTQTDLCDQPKGGMGDDLLAFWASFLLLHLGGPDSITSYALEDNEFWLRHFLGLVLQAMAAAYSLYLTIPTNKLWLPSVLVFVVGIFKYGERTYALYLPSFDSFGSTAMRDSSLTRSGKPMVPISTMQQQASSTTILIPPAEVLKLPDLKNLNDMQLLEVACKLFGHFKGLFVDRFLSLDVRSSSRSTFLEADHTSAFKVVENELSILYEALHTKVIVACRTLGFTLRFISFCAILGASLLFLFTEKHGDDLDKFDIKITYALLICAIVLDFMSFVQIVSSDWSPGALKGTWRRYIPSIIFKRRRWSESISQYNMISYCLDERPMSVFYNLAGYCHAREIAEKIKISLFSSSEKVTDELKKLVFNELRTKSEKKSNAEDVLTACVHRGHCALSSPRCSNLQWSVKMFEYEETLLLWHLATELCYHNKETKDKEAIAKTKGISKVLSDYMFYLLVMQPSMLSPVLGNWNVVFQDTCEEANRFFHKFDKISLSSSSSSYRGDYSKACEKLLSVETKSDKLAAAVKQFKSKSVLFDSCYLAKELQKMEDQWEVMDRMWVELMCYAAINCLPIVHAQQPSKGGELWTITWLLMNHLGLGLQFLYMNE, encoded by the coding sequence ATGGAACTACCGATCCCAAACAAGGTGAAGAAGCTATGGGATTCATGGCATCTTCGGGGGCTTATCATCTTAAGCCTTTTTCTCCAATCTTTCTTGGTGTTGTTCGGTTGGCGCAGACAGAGATCTAAAAGCACATTCCTTCTCTTCTTTATCTGGTCGGCTTACTTACTTGCAGATTGGGTTGCTACCGTTGCCATTGGCGCAATCATCAAAACACAAACTGACCTTTGTGATCAGCCAAAGGGAGGTATGGGAGATGACCTCTTGGCATTTTGGGCTTCGTTTCTGTTGCTTCATCTTGGTGGCCCTGATAGCATTACTTCATATGCTCTTGAAGACAACGAGTTTTGGCTTAGACACTTTCTGGGACTCGTATTGCAAGCCATGGCTGCAGCTTATAGTTTATATTTGACAATTCCCACCAACAAGCTTTGGCTCCCTTCTGTTCTAGTCTTTGTGGTTGGAATTTTCAAGTATGGAGAAAGAACCTACGCTCTATATCTTCCAAGTTTCGACAGTTTTGGATCCACTGCCATGAGGGATTCTTCATTGACGAGATCAGGAAAACCAATGGTGCCAATTAGCACTATGCAACAACAAGCCTCCTCTACGACAATTCTTATTCCACCAGCTGAAGTTCTAAAGTTACCTgacttaaaaaatttaaatgacaTGCAACTACTAGAGGTAGCATGCAAGCTCTTTGGACACTTCAAGGGACTATTTGTTGATAGATTTCTAAGCTTGGATGTTCGATCATCATCCCGGAGTACCTTTTTGGAGGCCGATCACACCAGTGCTTTCAAAGTGGTTGAGAACGAGCTAAGCATCTTGTATGAGGCTCTTCACACCAAAGTGATTGTGGCCTGTCGAACACTTGGCTTCACGCTTCGTTTTATAAGCTTCTGTGCCATTTTGGGAGCTTCTTTACTCTTCTTGTTCACTGAAAAGCACGGTGATGATCTTGATAAGTTTGACATCAAGATTACTTATGCCTTGCTGATTTGTGCCATTGTTCTTGATTTCATGTCTTTTGTTCAGATAGTTTCTTCAGATTGGAGTCCTGGGGCCCTGAAAGGCACTTGGAGGAGATATATTCCTTCGATCATATTCAAAAGAAGAAGATGGTCAGAGTCAATCTCCCAATATAACATGATTAGTTATTGCCTCGATGAACGTCCTATGTCAGTATTTTACAACTTGGCTGGATATTGTCATGCAAGGGAAATTGCAGAAAAGATTAAGATTTCACTCTTTTCGTCGTCGGAGAAGGTCACTGACGAGTTAAAGAAGTTGGTTTTCAATGAGCTAAGAacgaaatctgaaaaaaaaagcAATGCAGAGGATGTACTAACGGCATGTGTACACAGAGGTCATTGCGCTCTCTCATCTCCTCGCTGTAGCAACCTTCAATGGAGTGTCAAGATGTTTGAGTATGAGGAAACTCTTCTTTTATGGCATTTAGCTACTGAGCTCTGCTATCATaataaggaaacaaaagacaaggaGGCCATTGCTAAAACTAAAGGAATCTCCAAGGTTCTTTCAGATTACATGTTCTATCTTTTGGTCATGCAACCTTCAATGTTATCTCCCGTTCTGGGTAATTGGAACGTTGTCTTCCAAGATACATGTGAAGAAGCCAATAGATTTTTCCATAAGTTTGACAAGATATcactatcatcatcatcatcatcttatcGTGGTGATTATTCAAAAGCCTGCGAGAAACTCCTGTCAGTGGAAACAAAATCCGATAAATTAGCTGCTGCAGTGAAGCAATTCAAAAGCAAATCAGTGTTGTTCGATTCATGTTACCTTGCCAAAGAGCTCCAAAAAATGGAGGACCAGTGGGAGGTAATGGATCGAATGTGGGTGGAACTAATGTGTTATGCAGCAATTAATTGCTTACCAATTGTCCATGCTCAACAACCAAGCAAGGGTGGAGAGCTATGGACCATCACTTGGTTGTTAATGAACCATCTTGGTTTGGGACTTCAGTTTCTCTACATGAACGAATAA